In a genomic window of Streptomyces koelreuteriae:
- the glnII gene encoding glutamine synthetase, whose protein sequence is MTFKAEYIWIDGTEPTAKLRSKTKIITGSPEGLDALPIWGFDGSSTNQAEGHASDCVLKPVFTCPDPIRGGDDILVLCEVLNIDLTPHASNTRAALAEVAEKFAAQEPIFGIEQEYTFFQDGYPLGFPKGGFPAPQGGYYCGVGADEIFGREVVEAHLDNCLEAGLAISGINAEVMPGQWEFQVGPVSPLEVSDHLWVARWLLYRTAEDFGVSATLDPKPVKGDWNGAGAHTNFSTKAMRETYEAIITAAESLGEGSKPLDHVKNYGAGIDDRLTGLHETAPWNEYSYGVSNRGASVRIPWQVEKDGKGYIEDRRPNANVDPYVVTRLLVDTCCSALEKAGQV, encoded by the coding sequence GTGACCTTCAAGGCTGAGTACATCTGGATCGACGGCACCGAGCCGACGGCCAAACTGCGTTCCAAGACCAAGATCATCACGGGCTCGCCCGAGGGTCTGGACGCGCTGCCGATCTGGGGCTTCGACGGGTCGTCCACCAACCAGGCCGAGGGCCACGCCTCGGACTGTGTCCTCAAGCCGGTCTTCACCTGCCCGGACCCGATCCGCGGCGGCGACGACATCCTGGTGCTGTGCGAGGTCCTGAACATCGACCTCACCCCGCACGCCAGCAACACCCGTGCCGCGCTGGCCGAGGTCGCCGAGAAGTTCGCGGCGCAGGAGCCGATCTTCGGCATCGAGCAGGAGTACACGTTCTTCCAGGACGGCTACCCGCTCGGCTTCCCCAAGGGCGGCTTCCCGGCCCCGCAGGGCGGCTACTACTGCGGTGTCGGCGCGGACGAGATCTTCGGCCGTGAGGTCGTCGAGGCGCACCTGGACAACTGCCTGGAGGCGGGCCTCGCCATCTCCGGCATCAACGCCGAGGTCATGCCCGGCCAGTGGGAGTTCCAGGTCGGCCCGGTCTCCCCGCTGGAGGTCTCCGACCACCTGTGGGTGGCCCGCTGGCTGCTCTACCGCACCGCCGAGGACTTCGGCGTCTCCGCGACCCTGGACCCCAAGCCGGTCAAGGGCGACTGGAACGGCGCGGGCGCGCACACCAACTTCTCCACCAAGGCGATGCGCGAGACGTACGAGGCGATCATCACCGCCGCCGAGTCGCTCGGCGAGGGCTCCAAGCCGCTCGACCACGTCAAGAACTACGGCGCGGGCATCGACGACCGCCTGACCGGTCTGCACGAGACCGCCCCGTGGAACGAGTACTCCTACGGCGTCTCCAACCGCGGCGCCTCGGTCCGTATCCCCTGGCAGGTCGAGAAGGACGGCAAGGGCTACATCGAGGACCGCCGCCCGAACGCCAACGTCGACCCGTACGTGGTGACGCGACTGCTCGTCGACACCTGCTGCTCGGCCCTGGAGAAGGCCGGCCAGGTCTGA
- a CDS encoding DUF6891 domain-containing protein, protein MENDGGLTVKVRTESGQAYTRIAARELRELVERIGGDDDHFLIVQRIPDRPMVFIQTARDGDGAYDLQHRTGSVPHLWVTRLTDPGLVAEVMVRWARQEDGWDTGVTWEREKFGLPAAPPPLAPEVSARAEGYVHEMLRDGYLDIETMIREAVYLMQGKEDSSPVSPAQARQIVERLWLERVDEQETWSEPTDPDRLERAFAALDRGGIVAREDFTCCRGCGMAEIGAEADGTPGVRGFVFFHHQCTRGAARGHGLSLYYGGFDGSEETTKAVGHEVVAALAAAGLSTEWDGDPGKAIDVGPLEWRKRLVG, encoded by the coding sequence ATGGAGAACGACGGGGGCCTCACGGTCAAGGTGAGGACAGAGAGCGGGCAGGCGTACACGCGGATCGCGGCCCGGGAGCTGCGCGAGTTGGTGGAGCGGATCGGCGGGGACGACGACCACTTCCTCATCGTGCAGCGGATACCGGACCGGCCGATGGTCTTCATCCAGACGGCACGAGACGGGGACGGGGCCTACGACCTCCAGCACCGCACGGGGTCCGTTCCGCACCTGTGGGTGACCCGGCTGACCGATCCGGGCCTCGTCGCCGAGGTAATGGTCCGCTGGGCGCGCCAGGAGGACGGCTGGGACACCGGAGTCACCTGGGAGCGCGAGAAGTTCGGGCTGCCCGCCGCTCCGCCCCCGCTCGCCCCCGAGGTCTCGGCGCGGGCCGAGGGGTACGTCCACGAGATGCTCCGGGACGGCTACCTGGACATCGAGACGATGATCCGCGAGGCGGTGTACCTGATGCAGGGCAAGGAGGACTCCTCCCCCGTCTCCCCGGCGCAGGCTCGCCAGATCGTCGAGCGGCTGTGGCTGGAGCGCGTCGACGAGCAGGAGACCTGGAGCGAACCGACCGACCCGGACCGGCTGGAGCGTGCTTTCGCGGCCCTGGACCGCGGCGGCATCGTCGCCCGTGAGGACTTCACCTGCTGCCGGGGCTGCGGCATGGCGGAGATCGGCGCGGAGGCGGACGGCACGCCGGGGGTGCGCGGGTTCGTGTTCTTCCACCACCAGTGCACGCGCGGCGCGGCGCGGGGGCACGGCCTGTCGCTGTACTACGGCGGATTCGACGGGTCCGAGGAGACCACGAAGGCCGTCGGGCACGAGGTCGTGGCGGCGCTGGCCGCCGCCGGGCTGTCCACGGAGTGGGACGGTGATCCGGGCAAGGCGATCGATGTCGGGCCCCTGGAGTGGCGGAAGCGGCTGGTGGGATGA
- a CDS encoding sensor histidine kinase, protein MTIDTKSGYRAAKGRGGALAALRGLGVALVSLPGAVLCFTLSLVSMALIPIGIGIVTTPYVLKGVRGFANWRRVLAAEWGGVRIPPAYRPLPKDANPWAATFGMLRDPATWRDLMWLPVDMTAGFLTALLPAALWLYPLEGFALGAGLWRVFPDGYWYGFVKVTGQVSALGAALLGLVVLFFAHFLTPRLLDVHFRLTQAVLGSGQGELAERVRVLTETRRDAVDTSAAELRRIERDLHDGAQARLVAVGMDLGTIEALLDKDPARAKELIAQARTSSVEALAELRELVRGIHPPVLAERGLGDAVRALALRLPVPTEVSVDLPGRAEAPVESAAYFAVSEVLTNAVKHSGADRIWADLHHADGMLRVSVTDNGKGGAVIGTGSGLSGVERRLGTFDGVLAVSSPAGGPTMVTMEIPCALS, encoded by the coding sequence ATGACCATCGACACGAAGAGCGGCTACAGGGCAGCGAAGGGGCGGGGCGGGGCGCTGGCGGCGCTACGGGGGCTGGGGGTGGCCCTCGTCTCGCTGCCGGGGGCGGTGCTGTGCTTCACCCTGTCCCTGGTGTCCATGGCGCTCATCCCGATCGGGATCGGGATCGTCACGACGCCGTACGTGCTGAAGGGCGTACGGGGGTTCGCGAACTGGCGGCGGGTGCTCGCGGCGGAGTGGGGCGGGGTGCGGATCCCGCCGGCGTACCGGCCGCTGCCGAAGGACGCCAATCCGTGGGCGGCCACGTTCGGGATGCTGCGCGACCCGGCGACCTGGCGGGATCTGATGTGGCTGCCGGTCGACATGACGGCGGGGTTCCTCACCGCGCTGCTGCCGGCCGCGCTGTGGCTGTACCCGCTGGAGGGCTTCGCGCTCGGGGCCGGGCTGTGGCGGGTCTTCCCCGACGGGTACTGGTACGGGTTCGTCAAGGTCACCGGGCAGGTGTCCGCGCTCGGTGCGGCCTTGCTGGGCCTGGTCGTCCTCTTCTTCGCGCACTTCCTCACCCCGCGGCTGCTGGACGTCCACTTCCGGCTCACGCAGGCCGTCCTGGGCTCCGGCCAGGGCGAACTGGCCGAGCGGGTACGGGTGCTGACCGAGACGCGGCGCGACGCCGTCGACACCTCCGCCGCCGAACTGCGGCGCATCGAGCGGGACTTGCACGACGGGGCCCAGGCCCGGCTGGTCGCGGTGGGCATGGACCTGGGCACCATCGAGGCGCTCCTCGACAAGGATCCGGCCCGGGCCAAGGAGCTGATCGCGCAGGCCCGAACGTCGTCGGTCGAGGCCCTCGCCGAACTGCGCGAGCTTGTGCGCGGCATCCATCCGCCGGTCCTCGCCGAGCGGGGCCTCGGTGACGCCGTACGGGCGCTGGCGCTGCGGCTGCCGGTGCCGACCGAGGTGAGCGTGGACCTGCCCGGGCGGGCGGAGGCGCCCGTGGAGTCCGCCGCCTACTTCGCCGTCAGCGAGGTGCTCACCAACGCGGTGAAGCACTCCGGGGCCGACCGCATCTGGGCCGATCTGCACCACGCCGACGGGATGCTGCGGGTGTCCGTCACCGACAACGGCAAGGGAGGTGCGGTGATCGGCACCGGTTCCGGACTCTCCGGGGTGGAGCGGCGGCTCGGTACATTCGACGGCGTCCTGGCCGTCAGCAGCCCCGCGGGCGGTCCCACCATGGTCACCATGGAGATCCCTTGCGCGTTGTCCTAG
- a CDS encoding LuxR C-terminal-related transcriptional regulator, with protein sequence MRVVLAEDLFLLRDGLVRLLEAHDFEIAAAVESGPELAAALAELEPDVAVVDVRLPPTHTDEGLQCALDARRKRPGLPVLVLSQHVEQLYARELLADGSGGVGYLLKDRVFDAEQFVDAVRRVAAGGTAMDPQVIQQLLARQSSDDGPLARLTPREREVLELMAQGRTNAAIAGRLVVTERAIAKHTANIFAKLGLEVSDDDNRRVLAVLAYLDHGR encoded by the coding sequence TTGCGCGTTGTCCTAGCCGAAGACCTCTTCCTGCTGCGCGACGGGCTCGTCCGGCTGCTCGAGGCGCACGACTTCGAGATCGCGGCGGCCGTCGAGTCCGGTCCCGAACTGGCCGCCGCGCTGGCCGAGCTGGAACCGGACGTCGCCGTGGTCGACGTACGCCTGCCGCCGACGCACACCGACGAGGGGCTGCAGTGCGCGCTCGACGCCCGCCGCAAGCGGCCCGGCCTTCCGGTGCTGGTGCTCTCCCAGCACGTTGAGCAGCTCTACGCGCGTGAGCTGCTCGCCGACGGCAGCGGCGGGGTCGGGTATCTGCTGAAGGACCGGGTGTTCGACGCCGAGCAGTTCGTGGACGCCGTACGGCGGGTCGCCGCCGGGGGGACGGCGATGGACCCGCAGGTCATCCAGCAGTTGCTGGCCCGGCAGTCGAGCGACGACGGGCCGCTGGCGCGGCTGACGCCCCGGGAGCGGGAGGTGCTGGAGCTGATGGCGCAGGGCCGGACCAACGCGGCGATCGCCGGCCGGCTGGTGGTGACGGAACGGGCCATCGCCAAGCACACCGCGAACATCTTCGCCAAACTGGGACTGGAGGTCTCGGACGACGACAACCGCCGCGTGCTGGCGGTTCTGGCCTATCTCGACCACGGCCGGTGA
- a CDS encoding arsenate reductase family protein, which produces MEIWINPACSKCRSAVSLLDAEGADYTVRRYLEDVPSEDEIRGVLERLGLEPWDITRTQEAAAKELGLKEWPRDAGSRDRWVKALAEHPKLIQRPIITADDGTAVVGRTDEAVRDALAR; this is translated from the coding sequence ATGGAGATCTGGATCAATCCGGCCTGTTCGAAGTGCCGTAGCGCCGTGTCGCTGCTCGACGCCGAGGGCGCCGACTACACCGTCCGCCGCTATCTGGAGGACGTGCCGAGCGAGGACGAGATCCGTGGCGTTCTCGAGCGCCTCGGCCTGGAGCCCTGGGACATCACCCGCACCCAGGAGGCGGCCGCCAAGGAACTCGGACTCAAGGAGTGGCCGCGGGACGCCGGTTCGCGTGACCGGTGGGTCAAGGCGCTCGCCGAGCACCCGAAGCTGATCCAGCGCCCGATCATCACCGCGGACGACGGCACGGCCGTGGTGGGCCGGACCGACGAGGCCGTGCGGGACGCCCTGGCGCGCTGA
- a CDS encoding aldo/keto reductase, with translation MEYRRLGASGLMVPALSFGAGTFGGQGPLFGAWGTTDAREARRLVDICLDAGITMFDTADVYSAGASEEVLGQAIKGRRDQVIVSTKTGLPMGDGPGDAGSSRTRLITACEDALRRLGTDHIDLFQLHAFDAGTPVEEVLAALDTLVQAGKVRHTGVSNFSGWQVMKSLATAEKHGRPRPVAHQVYYSLIGRDYEWELMPLALDQDLGAILWSPLGWGRLTGKVRRGAPLPPGSRLHRTAEHGPPVTDEHLYDVVDALDEIAQETGKAVPQVALNWLLQRPTVSSVIIGARDERQLRQNLGAVGWNLTPGQVARLDAASHRPAPYPYFPYERQEGFARLNPPVFPAPGTPVDRLQRA, from the coding sequence ATGGAATACAGGCGACTGGGCGCGTCCGGACTCATGGTTCCCGCGCTGAGCTTCGGAGCCGGCACCTTCGGCGGACAGGGCCCGCTGTTCGGCGCGTGGGGCACGACCGACGCGCGGGAGGCGCGCCGTCTGGTGGACATCTGCCTGGACGCCGGGATCACGATGTTCGACACCGCCGACGTCTACTCCGCCGGGGCCTCCGAGGAGGTGCTGGGGCAGGCGATCAAGGGCCGCCGGGACCAGGTGATCGTCTCCACCAAGACCGGCCTGCCGATGGGGGACGGACCGGGCGACGCGGGTTCCTCCCGCACCCGTCTGATCACCGCCTGCGAGGACGCCCTGCGCAGACTGGGCACGGACCACATCGACCTGTTCCAGCTCCACGCCTTCGACGCGGGGACGCCGGTCGAAGAGGTCCTGGCCGCCCTCGACACCCTCGTCCAGGCGGGCAAGGTGCGCCACACCGGCGTCTCCAACTTCTCCGGCTGGCAGGTGATGAAGTCCCTCGCGACCGCCGAGAAGCACGGCCGTCCGCGCCCTGTGGCCCACCAGGTGTACTACTCCCTCATCGGCCGCGACTACGAGTGGGAGCTGATGCCGCTCGCCCTCGACCAGGACCTCGGCGCGATCCTCTGGAGCCCGCTCGGCTGGGGGCGCCTCACCGGCAAGGTCCGCCGGGGAGCACCGCTCCCGCCCGGCAGCCGGCTGCACCGCACCGCCGAGCACGGCCCGCCCGTCACCGACGAGCACCTCTACGACGTGGTCGACGCGCTGGACGAGATCGCGCAGGAGACGGGCAAGGCCGTGCCGCAGGTCGCCCTCAACTGGCTGCTCCAGCGGCCGACCGTGTCCTCCGTCATCATCGGCGCCCGGGACGAGCGGCAACTGCGCCAGAACCTCGGCGCCGTCGGCTGGAACCTGACCCCCGGGCAGGTGGCGAGGCTCGACGCGGCGAGCCACCGCCCGGCGCCGTACCCCTACTTCCCCTACGAACGCCAGGAGGGCTTCGCCCGGCTGAACCCACCGGTGTTCCCCGCGCCGGGAACACCGGTGGACCGGCTTCAGCGCGCGTAA
- a CDS encoding winged helix-turn-helix domain-containing protein yields the protein MATTRSLSTAALNTPPANTARHRLRAVDRDEVVTVADLLPPGATWLPAPQHTLPALPGQPPMIGYLVLVPADQQPPFPVAVPDLPEPVAPEAAPAPGGEQLIRVDTVQRTAQVAGRPLDLTYLEFELLAHLVAHPGRVHTRDQLVGTVWGYGHVGDGRTVDVHVARLRRKLGAEHRDTIRTVRRVGYKYVPPVGR from the coding sequence ATGGCGACCACTCGTTCTCTGTCCACCGCCGCCCTCAACACCCCTCCCGCGAACACCGCCCGGCATCGACTGCGGGCCGTCGACCGGGACGAGGTGGTGACCGTCGCGGACCTGCTGCCGCCGGGCGCCACCTGGCTCCCGGCGCCGCAGCACACCCTGCCCGCGCTGCCCGGCCAGCCGCCGATGATCGGCTATCTGGTGCTCGTCCCGGCCGACCAGCAGCCGCCGTTCCCGGTGGCGGTGCCGGACCTGCCGGAGCCCGTCGCCCCCGAGGCCGCTCCCGCGCCGGGCGGCGAGCAGCTGATCCGCGTCGACACCGTGCAGCGCACCGCCCAGGTGGCCGGCCGACCGCTCGACCTGACCTATCTGGAGTTCGAGCTGCTCGCCCACCTGGTGGCGCACCCGGGCCGGGTGCACACCCGCGACCAGCTCGTCGGCACGGTGTGGGGCTACGGGCACGTGGGGGACGGCCGCACGGTCGACGTCCATGTCGCCCGGCTGCGCCGCAAGCTGGGCGCGGAGCACCGCGACACGATCCGGACGGTGCGCCGGGTCGGCTACAAGTACGTGCCTCCCGTGGGCCGCTGA
- a CDS encoding septal ring lytic transglycosylase RlpA family protein, which yields MSRRRTLGPTKKIALLVSAAAVAGGGAFVMASTSNASPPTTRSAAESTACLGLATALGNNEKFIADQQANPDAQSEARIANREAVIEEIKRKQEASGCTVGESAQDSQAAQPSQPAQGGEQAGGEQAGGGQDAAGGGAEASQPAESAPAEDAGGGAAASGQQVCNGSTVTLSGEGGAPAASSNQFPVGTQLKVTNLDNNKSTTVEVTSASGSCALLNNAAFEQVREPGKFLIRRALIEKVG from the coding sequence ATGTCGCGTAGGAGAACTCTCGGCCCAACGAAGAAGATCGCGCTGCTGGTGAGCGCGGCGGCGGTGGCGGGAGGCGGGGCCTTCGTCATGGCGAGCACGTCGAACGCCTCACCGCCGACCACCCGGTCGGCGGCGGAGTCGACGGCCTGCCTGGGACTCGCCACCGCCCTCGGCAACAACGAGAAGTTCATCGCCGACCAGCAGGCCAATCCCGACGCGCAGTCGGAGGCCCGGATCGCCAACCGCGAGGCGGTCATCGAGGAGATCAAGCGGAAGCAGGAGGCGTCGGGGTGCACGGTTGGGGAGTCGGCTCAGGACTCCCAGGCCGCGCAGCCCTCGCAGCCCGCGCAGGGCGGTGAACAGGCCGGCGGCGAGCAGGCCGGTGGCGGTCAGGACGCGGCCGGGGGCGGCGCCGAGGCTTCGCAGCCCGCGGAGTCCGCACCGGCGGAAGACGCCGGTGGCGGCGCCGCCGCGTCGGGACAGCAGGTGTGCAACGGCTCCACCGTCACGCTCTCCGGCGAGGGCGGTGCGCCTGCCGCGTCCAGCAACCAGTTCCCGGTCGGCACGCAGCTGAAGGTCACCAACCTGGACAACAACAAGTCCACGACGGTGGAGGTCACCTCGGCCTCCGGCAGCTGTGCGCTGCTCAACAACGCCGCCTTCGAACAGGTCCGTGAGCCCGGCAAGTTCCTCATCCGCCGGGCCCTGATCGAGAAGGTGGGGTGA
- a CDS encoding TetR/AcrR family transcriptional regulator, whose product MADGGEPGTVRPGGRTARVREAVLRAAEDALTEQGFTGLDLADVARRAGVGKTTVYRRWATVTGLVADLLLDMAEQSAPRTETGSLLGDLTANARLVQRTLTDPRQGPLFKALIAAATGDPRTAAALRRFYDIRVREWAPCVRQAVDRGEVPEGTDTHEVIRAVSAPLYYHLLISGARLDGATADRAAEAAATAARAGVYVRA is encoded by the coding sequence ATGGCTGACGGAGGCGAGCCGGGGACCGTGCGGCCCGGAGGGCGCACGGCGCGGGTACGGGAAGCGGTGCTGCGGGCGGCCGAGGACGCCCTGACCGAGCAGGGCTTCACCGGCCTGGACCTGGCCGACGTCGCCCGCCGTGCCGGGGTCGGCAAGACGACCGTCTACCGCCGCTGGGCGACCGTGACCGGGCTGGTGGCCGACCTCCTGCTGGACATGGCCGAGCAGTCCGCGCCCCGCACCGAGACCGGCTCGCTGCTCGGCGACCTCACGGCCAACGCCCGGCTCGTCCAGCGCACCCTGACGGACCCCCGGCAGGGGCCCCTGTTCAAGGCCCTGATCGCCGCCGCCACCGGCGACCCCAGGACGGCCGCGGCGCTCCGGCGCTTCTACGACATCCGCGTCAGGGAATGGGCTCCCTGTGTGCGGCAGGCCGTCGACCGGGGCGAGGTGCCCGAGGGCACCGACACGCATGAGGTGATCCGCGCCGTCTCCGCCCCGCTCTACTACCACCTGCTGATCAGCGGCGCCCGCCTCGACGGCGCCACGGCCGACCGGGCCGCCGAGGCCGCCGCGACGGCGGCGCGCGCGGGTGTGTACGTACGGGCCTGA
- a CDS encoding DUF1996 domain-containing protein: MGRNTRKRRTPMATKAIAASAALALGGGGLIWANFYASAHEENSANQTKSAGAQVATIQCPDVGQSLTDVPDGARKGVDKELANLDKQISEAYTRLASTRQAQAGDSGFVNNAILGPLKSKRTAAIDRIGINIKRVGGKAPGNLAQMAECQGMNADANTNDGQAGGGQNNNGGQNNDGQDQGQNNGGQDNGQDQGQDQGGQDNGQGQDQGQGGNGGQGGNGPAAADFVNIEEVQPNSRNLPNGLAANGDGGSTGTFTTQCGTNENENRNSDNVIVAPGVSNGAQHQHDYVGNQANTAFASDEDLENGETTCQNQGDKSTYFWPVIRIQDGSDDIDAGQPGGGQDGNVGQIVEPAQAELKFVGNRTSDVVAMPKALRIITGDAKSLTNGLNNANTSWTCTGFEDRQVTDKYPICPEGSNMVRLSNFQSCWDGQNIDSANHRTHVDFVEADGSCSNGFQAIPQLQVRLVYDVPAPQINNGQVQNAFAVDSFPEQLHKPITDHNDFINFFDENVMNEMVQCINNGENCQ, from the coding sequence ATGGGACGCAACACAAGAAAACGCCGGACGCCGATGGCCACCAAGGCCATAGCCGCATCGGCGGCCCTAGCGCTCGGTGGGGGCGGGCTGATCTGGGCAAACTTCTATGCCTCGGCGCATGAGGAGAACTCGGCGAACCAGACGAAGTCCGCGGGTGCGCAGGTCGCCACGATCCAGTGCCCGGACGTCGGACAGAGCCTGACCGACGTGCCGGACGGCGCGCGCAAGGGCGTGGACAAGGAGCTTGCGAACCTCGACAAGCAGATCAGCGAGGCCTACACCCGGCTCGCCTCCACGCGTCAGGCCCAGGCCGGTGACTCCGGCTTCGTCAACAACGCCATCCTCGGCCCGCTGAAGTCGAAGCGGACCGCCGCCATCGACCGCATCGGCATCAACATCAAGCGGGTCGGTGGCAAGGCGCCGGGCAACCTCGCCCAGATGGCCGAGTGCCAGGGCATGAACGCCGACGCCAACACCAACGACGGCCAGGCCGGGGGCGGGCAGAACAACAACGGCGGCCAGAACAACGACGGTCAGGACCAGGGCCAGAACAACGGCGGCCAGGACAACGGCCAGGACCAGGGTCAGGACCAGGGCGGTCAGGACAACGGCCAGGGCCAGGACCAGGGCCAGGGCGGCAACGGCGGTCAGGGCGGCAACGGCCCGGCAGCCGCGGACTTCGTCAACATCGAGGAAGTCCAGCCGAACTCCCGCAACCTGCCGAACGGTCTCGCGGCGAACGGCGACGGCGGCTCCACGGGCACCTTCACCACGCAGTGCGGCACCAACGAGAACGAGAACCGCAACTCGGACAACGTGATCGTGGCGCCCGGTGTCTCCAACGGCGCCCAGCACCAGCACGACTACGTCGGCAACCAGGCCAACACCGCCTTCGCGAGCGACGAGGACCTGGAGAACGGCGAGACGACCTGCCAGAACCAGGGCGACAAGTCCACGTACTTCTGGCCGGTCATCCGGATCCAGGACGGTTCGGACGACATCGACGCGGGTCAGCCGGGCGGTGGCCAGGACGGCAACGTCGGCCAGATCGTCGAGCCCGCGCAGGCGGAGCTGAAGTTCGTGGGCAACCGCACCAGCGATGTCGTCGCGATGCCGAAGGCCCTGCGGATCATCACCGGTGACGCCAAGTCCCTGACCAACGGCCTCAACAACGCCAACACGTCCTGGACGTGCACCGGCTTCGAGGACCGTCAGGTGACGGACAAGTACCCGATCTGCCCCGAGGGCAGCAACATGGTCCGGCTGTCCAACTTCCAGAGCTGCTGGGACGGCCAGAACATCGACAGCGCCAACCACCGCACCCACGTCGACTTCGTGGAAGCGGACGGCAGCTGCTCGAACGGCTTCCAGGCCATCCCCCAGCTCCAGGTCCGTCTGGTCTACGACGTCCCGGCGCCGCAGATCAACAATGGACAGGTCCAGAACGCGTTCGCGGTGGACTCCTTCCCGGAGCAGCTGCACAAGCCGATCACGGACCACAACGACTTCATCAACTTCTTCGACGAGAACGTGATGAACGAGATGGTCCAGTGCATCAACAACGGCGAGAACTGCCAGTAG
- a CDS encoding SDR family oxidoreductase encodes MRLLMLGGTEFVGRAVVEAALGRGWDVTVFHRGRHEAPEGVRSLLGDRTAPDGLAALADDPGEWDVVVDTWSAAPRAVRDTARLLRGRAGRYVYVSSCSVYAWAPPAGYTEDAPLVEGASADAEQTAYPQDKRGGELAVLDAFGEDRSVLVRAGLILGPYENIGRLPWWLGRMARGGPVLAPGPRELPVQYVDVRDLAQWIPHAAERALSGPYNLVSPQGHATTGALLEACARVTGGGAELRWTEPEVILEAGIEPWTELPVWVPPGSDLHDALHSADVSRAVAAGLNCRPVAETVADTWRWLQDIGGTAPQRPDRPTVGLDPEREAKVLATGLGA; translated from the coding sequence ATGAGGCTTCTGATGCTGGGTGGTACGGAGTTCGTGGGGCGGGCCGTCGTGGAGGCGGCCCTGGGGCGGGGCTGGGACGTGACCGTCTTCCACCGGGGGCGGCACGAGGCGCCGGAGGGCGTGCGGTCGCTGCTGGGCGACCGCACCGCGCCCGACGGTCTCGCCGCCCTCGCCGACGACCCGGGCGAGTGGGACGTCGTCGTCGACACCTGGTCGGCGGCGCCCCGCGCGGTGCGGGACACGGCGCGGCTGCTGCGGGGTCGCGCCGGCCGGTACGTGTATGTGTCGAGCTGCTCGGTGTACGCGTGGGCCCCGCCCGCCGGGTACACCGAGGACGCGCCCCTGGTGGAGGGCGCCTCGGCCGACGCGGAGCAGACCGCGTACCCGCAGGACAAACGCGGCGGTGAACTGGCCGTGCTGGACGCCTTCGGCGAGGACCGGTCGGTGCTCGTCCGGGCCGGGCTGATCCTCGGCCCGTACGAGAACATCGGCCGGCTGCCCTGGTGGCTGGGCCGCATGGCGCGCGGTGGTCCGGTGCTCGCCCCGGGGCCGCGCGAGCTGCCCGTGCAGTACGTGGACGTCCGTGACCTGGCCCAGTGGATCCCGCACGCGGCGGAGCGGGCGCTGAGCGGGCCGTACAACCTGGTCAGTCCGCAGGGGCACGCCACGACAGGCGCGTTGCTGGAGGCGTGCGCACGCGTCACCGGGGGCGGTGCCGAACTGCGGTGGACCGAGCCCGAGGTGATCCTGGAGGCGGGCATCGAGCCGTGGACCGAGCTGCCGGTGTGGGTGCCGCCGGGCAGCGATCTGCACGACGCCCTGCACAGCGCGGACGTCTCCCGGGCGGTGGCGGCGGGGCTGAACTGCCGGCCCGTCGCGGAGACCGTGGCCGACACGTGGCGGTGGCTCCAGGACATCGGCGGCACGGCGCCCCAGCGGCCGGACCGGCCGACGGTGGGGCTCGACCCGGAGAGGGAGGCCAAGGTGCTGGCGACCGGGCTGGGCGCTTGA